A single Pseudobdellovibrionaceae bacterium DNA region contains:
- the hppD gene encoding 4-hydroxyphenylpyruvate dioxygenase has protein sequence MSATENNPIALNGMEFVEFASPDPMAMANLFEAFGFKKIGQHRRKKVSLYRQNESNLILNEDPNSFSVAFAKEHGPCISATGWRVDINGKEAQDVAASRGAKPLEGGDASGHSFPGIYGIGNSAVYFVDKYGGDNIYDGDFEYTTDDKVPSGSGLMYVDHMTNNVPSGEMQKWCDFYEQVFGFRDIRFFDIKGESTGLISKVMRSPCGKITIPINEPTDGKSQIQEYLDEYHGSGIQHLAFLTNDIISTIKSHRQNDIRFLDVPDTYYEAVPDRLPNVTEDLGVLQDLKVLVDGDSEGYLLQMFTENIIGPIFFEIIQRKNHQGFGEGNFQALFDAIERDQRRRGYLK, from the coding sequence ATGAGTGCTACGGAAAACAATCCGATTGCTTTAAATGGAATGGAGTTTGTGGAATTTGCCTCTCCAGATCCAATGGCTATGGCCAACCTTTTCGAGGCTTTTGGCTTCAAGAAGATCGGCCAACACAGGCGCAAAAAAGTTTCTCTTTATCGGCAAAACGAATCGAACCTGATCTTGAACGAGGACCCGAACAGTTTTTCTGTGGCTTTTGCCAAGGAACACGGACCCTGTATTTCGGCAACTGGCTGGCGCGTGGATATAAATGGTAAAGAGGCCCAAGATGTGGCGGCCTCCCGTGGTGCGAAGCCCCTTGAGGGCGGAGATGCCTCGGGCCACAGTTTTCCGGGGATTTATGGAATTGGGAATTCAGCTGTGTATTTTGTGGATAAGTACGGTGGCGACAATATCTATGACGGTGACTTTGAGTACACGACTGACGACAAAGTTCCCTCGGGCTCCGGCCTTATGTATGTCGACCACATGACCAACAACGTCCCGTCTGGTGAAATGCAGAAGTGGTGCGATTTTTATGAACAGGTATTTGGCTTTCGCGATATTCGATTTTTTGACATCAAAGGTGAATCCACTGGGTTGATCTCAAAGGTGATGCGTTCACCTTGCGGCAAGATCACCATTCCGATTAATGAGCCAACAGATGGGAAGTCTCAGATCCAGGAGTACTTGGACGAGTACCATGGCTCTGGAATTCAGCATTTGGCCTTTCTAACGAATGACATTATTTCAACCATCAAGAGCCATCGTCAAAACGACATTCGCTTTTTGGATGTGCCAGATACTTACTATGAGGCGGTACCGGATCGATTGCCGAATGTGACTGAGGACCTGGGCGTGCTTCAAGACCTTAAGGTGTTAGTTGATGGTGACTCTGAGGGCTATTTGCTGCAGATGTTTACCGAGAACATCATTGGTCCAATCTTTTTTGAGATCATTCAGCGCAAGAACCATCAGGGATTTGGCGAAGGCAACTTTCAGGCTTTGTTTGATGCAATTGAAAGAGATCAGCGCCGTCGTGGATATTTGAAGTAG